A stretch of the Duncaniella dubosii genome encodes the following:
- a CDS encoding DUF3795 domain-containing protein, with the protein MDRNMIAPCGLNCAVCSEALREDSPCIGCRSEGNKGEYCANLCKIVKCEIRKSLPDGFCDRCPQYPCREIVDKECWYVNAYPMIESLMGNLAFIRENGIEKFLQREKERWTCSDCGRIISVHDGICYGCGKNYTD; encoded by the coding sequence ATGGACAGGAATATGATTGCCCCATGTGGGCTAAACTGCGCTGTTTGTAGCGAAGCATTGCGAGAAGACAGTCCCTGCATAGGTTGCCGTAGTGAGGGCAATAAAGGTGAGTATTGTGCCAATCTATGCAAGATTGTTAAATGCGAGATACGAAAAAGTCTGCCGGACGGATTCTGTGACAGATGTCCTCAATATCCGTGCAGGGAGATTGTCGATAAGGAATGTTGGTATGTCAACGCCTATCCGATGATAGAATCGCTTATGGGCAATCTCGCCTTTATCAGAGAAAATGGTATTGAAAAATTCCTGCAAAGGGAGAAAGAGCGTTGGACTTGTTCTGATTGCGGAAGGATCATATCAGTTCATGACGGTATATGTTATGGCTGTGGTAAAAACTATACAGATTGA
- a CDS encoding energy transducer TonB produces the protein MSAVINEVSAATPVEDLRYKISEKSDSTIRVTERNSDVVVTEKADAADAVPFIRTETAPNFPGGKDKLRAFINKNISFPATAYKDGVLNMDAVVQLTIAKDGVVKDAQIVKSSGQVLDAEALRVARMLPKFHPGLNGGLPAESSYTLAFNYSVNKQQ, from the coding sequence GTGTCAGCAGTAATCAACGAGGTATCTGCCGCTACGCCGGTGGAGGATCTGCGTTACAAAATTAGCGAAAAATCCGATTCCACCATTCGAGTGACAGAAAGAAATTCCGATGTGGTGGTCACGGAGAAAGCGGACGCGGCCGATGCCGTGCCATTCATCAGGACAGAAACCGCCCCCAACTTCCCCGGCGGTAAGGACAAACTGAGAGCCTTTATCAATAAAAACATCTCCTTCCCTGCAACCGCATACAAAGACGGTGTTCTTAACATGGATGCCGTCGTGCAGCTTACCATCGCCAAAGACGGAGTTGTAAAGGATGCCCAAATTGTAAAAAGCTCAGGCCAAGTGCTGGATGCCGAAGCTCTGCGTGTGGCTCGTATGCTTCCAAAATTCCACCCCGGTCTCAATGGCGGACTGCCTGCGGAATCAAGCTATACATTGGCGTTCAACTATTCTGTCAACAAACAGCAATAA
- a CDS encoding M56 family metallopeptidase → MILYFLVSLVRLALFILKGEHIKQDDCRIILHRHNSVAPFAWCGYIMMPRRDWYEFGQMIVCHEKAHIECRHWIDLLFMQAAIIITWYCPAIWLLRNELHTLHEYEADSRVLASGVKREEYQMFLIKKTVGARFTTLSNCLNHSSLKKRITMMLSSKPTGKARVRAFVMVPAMALALIGLATLRCQQ, encoded by the coding sequence ATGATTCTCTATTTCCTCGTTTCACTGGTACGGTTGGCACTGTTCATTCTCAAAGGTGAGCACATAAAACAGGATGACTGCCGCATTATACTTCATCGCCATAACAGCGTCGCCCCGTTTGCATGGTGCGGATATATCATGATGCCAAGACGTGACTGGTACGAGTTCGGGCAGATGATAGTATGCCATGAAAAAGCGCATATAGAATGTCGCCATTGGATTGACTTGCTTTTTATGCAGGCAGCGATTATTATCACTTGGTATTGTCCTGCTATATGGCTTCTGCGCAATGAACTTCATACCCTCCATGAGTATGAAGCCGACAGCCGTGTGCTTGCATCGGGCGTAAAACGAGAGGAGTATCAGATGTTTCTAATAAAAAAGACAGTTGGAGCAAGGTTCACAACTCTTTCCAACTGTCTCAATCACAGTTCACTTAAAAAACGTATAACTATGATGTTATCAAGCAAACCGACAGGCAAAGCCCGTGTGCGTGCCTTTGTCATGGTGCCTGCAATGGCACTCGCGTTAATCGGTCTGGCCACCCTGCGGTGTCAGCAGTAA
- a CDS encoding BlaI/MecI/CopY family transcriptional regulator yields the protein MRPLTEREEEVMNFFWESGALSVRDVVALHNEPRPSRTTVATFVKFLEQKGYLDHKAESTGFIYFPIIEREDYCGQNLKSVIRRYFDNSIQNVVNFLIKSEEYSDEEAKEIILQISNRGKE from the coding sequence ATGAGGCCATTAACAGAAAGAGAAGAAGAAGTGATGAACTTCTTTTGGGAAAGCGGGGCACTCTCGGTTCGGGATGTCGTTGCCCTTCACAATGAGCCGCGTCCAAGCCGGACTACGGTAGCCACATTCGTGAAATTTCTTGAACAGAAAGGCTATCTCGACCACAAGGCTGAAAGCACAGGCTTCATATATTTCCCAATAATAGAGCGGGAAGATTATTGTGGACAAAATCTGAAGAGTGTCATTAGGCGGTATTTCGACAATTCCATTCAGAATGTTGTGAACTTCCTGATTAAAAGCGAGGAATATAGCGATGAAGAGGCTAAGGAAATAATATTGCAAATATCTAACAGAGGAAAGGAATAA
- a CDS encoding VOC family protein, with protein MIAFFEIPTNDFDKSVAFYQALFGEKLEVSQFGDEKMACLMKEGKSVCSISSAPSFPGFAPSNGGVLVYLQTKDLDASVKTALDNSATIVTPKTKIQVDGWGYFAIIADPVGNRIGLYGDK; from the coding sequence ATGATTGCATTTTTTGAAATCCCCACCAATGACTTTGACAAGTCGGTGGCGTTCTATCAGGCTCTCTTTGGCGAAAAGCTGGAGGTGTCGCAGTTCGGCGATGAGAAAATGGCCTGTCTTATGAAAGAAGGTAAGAGTGTATGCTCAATCTCCTCGGCTCCCTCGTTTCCCGGTTTCGCACCCTCTAACGGAGGCGTGTTGGTATATCTCCAGACAAAAGATTTGGATGCCAGCGTGAAAACTGCGTTGGATAACAGCGCGACAATCGTAACTCCCAAGACCAAGATTCAGGTTGACGGTTGGGGTTACTTCGCCATCATCGCCGATCCTGTCGGCAACCGCATCGGGCTTTATGGCGACAAGTAA
- a CDS encoding AraC family transcriptional regulator: MQTFRIIQPTPALKPFIRYYWILQDSTSGIVSQRTLPTGCISLVFHRGERLKVTNRNELQPHSFICGQESGYSDVTSTGDIEMIVAVFQPHAAKIFFCMPVTLLRDRNVAVADIENPALRDLAHRVEDSENHDICIELIENYFYKCLMYGTPYHLPRLAEVVRHINNSTQTNIRALSNIACLSEKQFSRIFSENIGTTPKDFMRIVRLQRTLSVMQHNEGIGFAQLSYECGYTDQSHMIKEFKLFSGYTPKEYIARYSPVSDYFTF, from the coding sequence ATGCAGACATTCAGAATCATACAGCCAACGCCTGCCCTGAAACCGTTTATACGGTATTATTGGATATTGCAGGATAGTACCTCCGGCATAGTGTCGCAACGCACTTTGCCGACAGGCTGTATATCACTTGTGTTCCATCGAGGCGAAAGGCTCAAAGTCACGAACCGGAATGAATTGCAACCGCATAGTTTTATTTGCGGTCAGGAAAGCGGTTATTCAGATGTGACTTCAACCGGTGACATCGAAATGATAGTGGCAGTATTCCAGCCTCATGCGGCAAAAATATTCTTCTGTATGCCGGTCACTTTACTGCGTGACAGGAATGTGGCGGTTGCGGACATTGAAAATCCAGCCTTGCGTGATTTGGCACACAGAGTTGAAGACAGTGAAAATCACGACATCTGCATTGAACTGATAGAGAATTATTTCTACAAGTGCCTGATGTACGGGACACCTTATCATCTGCCACGACTGGCAGAAGTGGTACGTCATATCAACAATTCCACTCAAACAAATATCAGGGCACTTTCGAATATTGCGTGCCTGAGCGAAAAGCAATTCTCCCGGATTTTCTCAGAAAACATAGGAACGACACCCAAAGATTTCATGCGTATAGTCAGGTTGCAACGTACCTTATCTGTTATGCAGCATAATGAGGGAATAGGTTTTGCGCAGCTGTCATACGAATGTGGGTACACCGACCAATCCCACATGATTAAAGAATTCAAGCTATTCTCCGGCTACACACCGAAAGAGTATATTGCTCGATACTCTCCTGTTTCTGACTATTTTACATTCTAA
- a CDS encoding zinc ribbon domain-containing protein, whose translation MEQRFCQSCGMPLVEGNIGTNSDGSKSKDYCGYCYKEGVFLQDFNMSQMIEFCTQFTDQINKETGWNLTPQQAKAQMQQIFPTLKRWKEKDERSLTEKAIHLLSQCKEVTLASVNAEGFPRPVPLDKIHSLGCNEVWAVTAADSEKVADFRLNPKAGLSYSFYGDSVALRGTVEIITDDVTRKRMWQEYFINYFPAGPADSNYVLIRFIGNEATIWINREFAHITI comes from the coding sequence ATGGAACAAAGATTTTGTCAAAGCTGCGGTATGCCCCTTGTAGAGGGTAACATCGGCACAAATTCAGACGGCAGTAAAAGTAAGGACTATTGTGGCTACTGCTACAAAGAAGGTGTTTTCCTCCAAGATTTCAACATGAGCCAGATGATAGAGTTCTGCACTCAGTTTACCGACCAGATTAACAAGGAAACGGGTTGGAATCTGACGCCCCAACAGGCAAAGGCTCAAATGCAACAAATCTTCCCAACACTCAAACGCTGGAAAGAGAAAGATGAAAGAAGTTTGACTGAAAAAGCGATCCATCTTCTTTCCCAATGCAAAGAGGTTACGCTGGCATCGGTCAATGCGGAGGGTTTTCCTCGCCCTGTGCCATTGGATAAAATTCACTCGTTAGGATGCAATGAAGTTTGGGCAGTGACCGCAGCAGACTCCGAAAAGGTTGCCGATTTCAGGCTCAATCCCAAAGCCGGGCTTTCCTATTCATTTTATGGCGATAGTGTTGCTTTGCGCGGCACAGTCGAAATCATTACGGATGATGTAACCCGCAAACGGATGTGGCAGGAGTATTTTATCAATTATTTCCCCGCCGGCCCGGCAGATTCGAACTATGTGCTTATTCGCTTTATCGGAAATGAGGCTACCATCTGGATAAACCGCGAGTTTGCTCACATCACCATATAA
- a CDS encoding DUF6194 family protein — protein MAIAPDDILKYCLDNLEGTVEVNSWGERGIFYNPGGVLKRGVYILTIKEKDGDNDRASHLDRKDVWRINIGVRKQTFRTLFGELPKRPCKSCIVDMPYEFTAKDVIMPHPVYAWMGWICALTPSEATFELLKPYILESYEYAKEKFKKR, from the coding sequence ATGGCTATTGCACCTGATGATATTTTGAAATATTGCCTTGACAACCTTGAAGGGACGGTCGAAGTAAACAGTTGGGGCGAGCGTGGGATTTTCTACAATCCGGGTGGGGTGTTGAAACGTGGGGTTTATATCTTGACGATAAAAGAAAAGGATGGCGACAATGATCGAGCTTCCCACCTTGACCGCAAGGATGTGTGGCGAATAAATATAGGAGTCAGAAAACAGACTTTCCGCACTTTATTCGGAGAACTGCCCAAACGTCCATGTAAAAGTTGCATTGTAGATATGCCGTATGAATTTACCGCAAAGGATGTCATTATGCCGCATCCGGTTTATGCGTGGATGGGCTGGATTTGCGCTTTAACCCCATCTGAAGCGACATTTGAATTATTAAAACCTTACATCCTTGAATCCTACGAATACGCAAAAGAGAAATTCAAAAAAAGATGA
- a CDS encoding uracil-DNA glycosylase family protein produces the protein MNIKSELQQLCGDTQNLRLNDVNIEPETIQAIMINEVVPSCPEDDFYGKPDSAYMSTTIPMFRKAGIEIGSVQDILNNGIYITNAVKTPKTEYAVSKESIEDSLPYLEKELALFPNAKVIMLMGDVAKKAFNMICKKATKKNAVPSISTYKLRNTEIFYNGIRIMPSYIMTGQNILIEKSKFEMASKDIETMYRLIKCFD, from the coding sequence ATGAATATAAAGTCGGAACTACAACAACTCTGTGGGGATACCCAAAATCTACGGCTTAATGACGTAAATATTGAGCCGGAAACGATACAGGCAATCATGATAAATGAGGTTGTCCCGTCATGTCCGGAAGATGATTTCTATGGGAAACCGGATTCCGCGTATATGTCAACGACAATTCCGATGTTCAGAAAAGCAGGAATAGAGATAGGTTCAGTACAAGACATTCTGAATAATGGAATTTACATTACCAATGCTGTCAAGACACCTAAAACCGAATATGCCGTTTCAAAGGAGAGCATAGAGGATAGCCTGCCCTATCTGGAAAAAGAGCTTGCTTTGTTTCCAAACGCCAAGGTTATCATGCTTATGGGGGATGTGGCAAAGAAAGCCTTTAATATGATATGCAAGAAGGCGACCAAGAAAAATGCCGTTCCAAGTATATCTACTTACAAGTTACGTAATACTGAGATTTTCTATAATGGAATACGCATTATGCCCTCTTACATTATGACCGGCCAGAACATTCTGATTGAAAAGTCAAAATTCGAGATGGCATCGAAGGATATAGAAACGATGTACAGGTTAATTAAATGTTTTGATTAA